In one window of Maribacter sp. BPC-D8 DNA:
- a CDS encoding arsenosugar biosynthesis-associated peroxidase-like protein yields the protein MANTYYDPADLRKFGKITEWSEELGTKFFDYYGKVFEEGALSAREKSLIALAVSHVVKCPYCIDAYTKDGLQKGITKEEMMEAVHVGAAIESGATLVHGVQMMNKYNKLSM from the coding sequence ATGGCAAATACGTACTACGACCCAGCAGATTTAAGAAAATTCGGTAAAATAACAGAGTGGAGCGAAGAGCTTGGAACAAAATTTTTCGATTATTATGGTAAGGTTTTCGAAGAAGGCGCACTAAGTGCTAGAGAAAAGTCTCTAATTGCTTTAGCTGTCTCTCATGTAGTTAAGTGTCCGTATTGCATTGATGCCTATACCAAAGACGGATTGCAAAAAGGGATTACGAAAGAAGAGATGATGGAAGCAGTACATGTGGGCGCCGCCATAGAAAGCGGTGCAACATTAGTGCATGGTGTACAGATGATGAATAAGTATAACAAATTGTCAATGTAA